From a single Sediminibacterium sp. KACHI17 genomic region:
- the rlmD gene encoding 23S rRNA (uracil(1939)-C(5))-methyltransferase RlmD, with product MRKQKKRIILENILVEDYAAEGRSLARVDGKVVFIEGAVPGDQVDVQLTKNKSDWAEGHTIAIKSFSPDRVQPFCSHFGVCGGCQWQMLPYEQQLKYKQKQVTDNLTRIGRIRLPEILPIVGADETRYYRNKMEYTFATRKYIPSDEFRRLKAEGIDPDALPGAAGFHARGFFDKVVEIDTCHLQEEPTNLIRKFAAAYTIEKGIPFYNIKEHQGWLRNMFVRNTSTGELMVNIIFGYEDVALREELLNSLLERFPQITTLLYTINIKKNDSLFDLHPQIYTGKGYIIEKLEDFQFKISPKSFFQTNTKQAEKLYQVTRDFAELNGTQTVYDLYCGTGSIGIFVSKQAAKVIGVEVVADAIEDAKENAALNGLAQTAFFAGDVIDICDDAFFVEHGRPDVIITDPPRAGMHEKLVRKLLDIAAPLIVYVSCNPATQARDLALLDEKYEVTKIQPVDMFPHTLHIENVVQLRLKKEA from the coding sequence GTGAGAAAACAAAAGAAAAGAATCATTCTGGAAAATATCCTGGTGGAGGATTATGCCGCTGAGGGTCGCTCATTGGCACGCGTGGATGGGAAAGTGGTGTTCATAGAAGGCGCCGTACCCGGCGATCAAGTAGATGTACAGCTGACCAAAAACAAGAGTGATTGGGCAGAAGGTCATACAATTGCCATAAAAAGCTTTTCACCCGATCGTGTGCAACCTTTTTGTAGTCATTTCGGTGTATGCGGTGGTTGCCAATGGCAAATGCTGCCGTATGAGCAACAATTGAAATACAAACAAAAACAAGTAACGGATAACCTTACCAGAATAGGGCGTATCCGATTACCTGAAATATTGCCGATCGTTGGTGCTGATGAAACCAGGTATTACCGGAATAAAATGGAATACACATTTGCCACTCGTAAATACATTCCTTCTGATGAATTCCGTAGACTTAAAGCGGAAGGAATTGATCCCGATGCTTTACCGGGTGCAGCCGGATTTCATGCCCGTGGTTTTTTTGATAAAGTAGTAGAGATCGATACCTGTCATTTACAGGAAGAGCCAACTAATTTGATCCGAAAATTTGCAGCCGCGTATACGATCGAAAAAGGGATTCCTTTTTATAACATCAAAGAACATCAGGGTTGGCTACGCAACATGTTTGTACGTAATACAAGTACGGGAGAGCTGATGGTAAACATCATTTTTGGTTATGAAGACGTAGCATTACGTGAAGAGCTGTTGAATTCATTACTTGAGCGTTTTCCGCAGATCACGACTTTGTTATATACGATCAATATCAAAAAGAATGATAGCCTTTTCGATCTGCATCCTCAGATCTATACTGGTAAAGGATATATCATTGAGAAGTTGGAAGATTTTCAATTCAAGATCAGTCCTAAATCATTCTTTCAGACAAATACCAAGCAAGCTGAAAAATTGTATCAGGTAACGCGTGATTTTGCTGAGTTGAATGGAACGCAAACTGTTTATGATCTTTATTGTGGAACTGGCAGTATTGGTATTTTTGTGAGTAAACAGGCGGCCAAGGTAATAGGGGTTGAAGTAGTAGCTGATGCCATTGAAGATGCAAAAGAGAATGCAGCATTGAATGGACTCGCCCAAACCGCTTTCTTTGCCGGAGACGTGATCGATATTTGTGATGATGCTTTCTTTGTGGAGCATGGTCGTCCGGATGTGATCATCACCGATCCGCCAAGAGCCGGAATGCATGAGAAGCTTGTAAGAAAGCTGTTGGATATCGCAGCTCCGTTAATAGTGTATGTGAGCTGTAATCCGGCCACACAAGCAAGAGATCTGGCATTATTGGATGAAAAATATGAAGTAACAAAAATTCAACCGGTTGATATGTTTCCGCATACCTTGCATATCGAAAATGTAGTTCAACTGAGATTGAAAAAAGAAGCCTAA
- a CDS encoding redoxin domain-containing protein has product MKKYVLLSGWILAFLVSAAQTKTATKSPTALANGRNIPITLTPLKNCKVYLGSYLGTGRTLVDSAILNDKSQGVFKGDKKLPGGIYFVVSPQMTIQFELLMDDIQHFSIKGDTTLKDQAEITGSKDNDLFKSYTAYSIEKGQLRQQLSNAYKAATNKSDSTRLYNSLTALDKEVQQYRMNIVQQHPNSLLAMFFNTMKTPETPAIPVINGKPDSTYPFRYVKEHFWDDVAFNDDRLLRTPFFEPKLDDYFRYYVSPEPDSIIEEVKYMLLSARTGKEIYPYLLTKFTNKYMNPEFMGQDKVFVYLFENFYAKGDTMILNPASRKTVTERAYSLMANQLGKPAPVLNLTDTTGKIVSLYGLKSAFTVVAFWDPNCGHCKEEMPRLDSFYRSKWKALGVAIYAVNIYENEVPAWKKFIAEKKLAGWTHTYQTKAAKEAEERAGAPNYRQLYDIFKTPTLYLLDKDKRIIAKQLSLEQFDDLIVTKSKQK; this is encoded by the coding sequence ATGAAAAAATATGTATTGTTGTCCGGATGGATCCTTGCTTTCTTAGTATCTGCAGCGCAGACAAAAACTGCCACTAAATCGCCTACAGCACTAGCAAACGGACGGAATATTCCTATCACACTCACTCCATTAAAAAACTGTAAAGTATATCTAGGCAGTTATTTGGGTACGGGAAGAACACTGGTTGATTCTGCAATATTGAATGATAAGAGTCAGGGTGTGTTCAAAGGTGATAAAAAATTGCCCGGAGGTATCTATTTCGTGGTATCGCCACAAATGACCATTCAGTTTGAATTGTTAATGGATGATATTCAGCATTTCTCAATTAAAGGTGATACTACCTTAAAAGATCAGGCTGAAATCACCGGCTCAAAAGACAATGATCTTTTTAAAAGTTATACCGCTTATTCGATCGAGAAGGGACAATTGAGACAGCAATTGAGCAATGCTTATAAAGCAGCTACGAATAAATCAGATTCTACGCGTTTATATAATTCATTGACAGCATTAGATAAAGAAGTGCAGCAGTATCGGATGAATATTGTTCAACAACATCCGAACTCTCTACTGGCCATGTTTTTCAATACCATGAAAACTCCGGAAACACCGGCCATTCCTGTTATAAATGGTAAACCGGATTCCACTTATCCATTCCGCTATGTAAAAGAACATTTTTGGGATGATGTAGCTTTCAATGATGATCGCTTATTACGCACACCCTTCTTTGAGCCTAAACTTGACGATTATTTCAGGTATTATGTGTCACCTGAGCCTGATTCCATCATTGAAGAGGTAAAGTATATGTTATTATCTGCCAGAACAGGAAAAGAGATCTATCCTTATTTGCTGACCAAGTTCACCAATAAGTATATGAATCCTGAATTCATGGGACAGGATAAAGTCTTTGTATACCTCTTTGAGAATTTTTATGCGAAGGGAGACACAATGATCCTAAATCCTGCTTCACGAAAAACGGTGACAGAAAGGGCCTATAGTCTAATGGCAAATCAACTGGGCAAACCTGCACCGGTATTGAATTTAACGGATACTACCGGAAAGATCGTATCGTTATACGGATTGAAATCGGCCTTTACTGTTGTTGCTTTCTGGGATCCCAATTGCGGACATTGCAAAGAAGAAATGCCAAGATTGGATTCTTTCTACAGAAGTAAATGGAAAGCATTGGGTGTAGCCATTTATGCTGTGAATATTTATGAAAATGAAGTGCCGGCATGGAAAAAATTTATTGCAGAGAAAAAGTTAGCAGGCTGGACACATACTTATCAGACAAAGGCTGCCAAAGAAGCAGAAGAGAGAGCAGGAGCGCCTAATTACAGGCAACTGTATGACATATTCAAGACACCGACATTATACCTCTTAGATAAAGACAAAAGAATCATCGCCAAGCAACTAAGTCTGGAGCAGTTTGATGATTTGATCGTTACAAAATCGAAACAGAAATAG
- a CDS encoding NADP-dependent isocitrate dehydrogenase encodes MNTKKPTQITIARGDGIGPEIMDATLRILTAAGADLEIEEIEIGEKIYQQGHSAGILPEAWDSLRKTRVFLKAPITTPQGGGFKSLNVTTRKVLGLFANVRPCVSYHPFVDTKHPEMDVVIIRENEEDLYAGIEHQQTDEVYQCLKLISRPGTEKIIRYAFEYAKAYNRKKVTCFTKDNIMKMTDGLFHKVFDEIGNEYPDIEKEHWIVDIGAAKLADTPEKFDVIVMPNLYGDILSDVAAQITGSVGLAGSANIGDGFAMFEAIHGSAPRIAGMNKANPSGLLLGAIQMLVHIGQQDVAEKIQNAWLRTLEDGMHTYDIFKENLSKARLGTKEFADAVIERLGQKPQQLKPISYSNQSANFKITLKPQQEVVKKLVGVDVFICSKQRDPESLAKRLQVSNSDELKLSMITNRGTKVWPDGFPETFCTDHWRCRFKPNNASKINYADVLTLMKSIHETDLEIIKTENLYEFDGVAGYTAAQGQ; translated from the coding sequence ATGAATACAAAAAAGCCTACTCAGATCACCATTGCCAGAGGCGATGGGATCGGTCCGGAGATCATGGACGCAACGCTTCGAATCTTAACAGCCGCTGGTGCTGATCTTGAAATTGAAGAGATTGAAATAGGTGAAAAGATTTATCAGCAAGGTCATTCAGCAGGAATTCTACCTGAAGCCTGGGACAGTTTGAGAAAAACCAGGGTATTCTTAAAAGCACCCATCACAACACCACAAGGTGGCGGATTCAAGAGTCTGAATGTAACTACCAGAAAAGTACTGGGTTTATTCGCCAATGTTAGACCCTGTGTTTCTTATCATCCTTTTGTAGATACCAAACATCCGGAAATGGATGTTGTGATCATCCGCGAAAACGAAGAGGATCTCTATGCAGGTATTGAGCACCAGCAAACAGATGAGGTATATCAATGTCTTAAATTGATATCACGCCCGGGAACAGAAAAGATCATTCGTTATGCTTTTGAATATGCGAAAGCTTATAACCGAAAAAAAGTGACCTGTTTCACAAAAGACAATATCATGAAAATGACTGATGGTCTTTTTCATAAAGTATTTGATGAGATTGGCAACGAGTATCCGGATATTGAAAAAGAACACTGGATCGTGGACATTGGTGCGGCTAAACTGGCAGATACCCCTGAAAAGTTTGATGTCATTGTAATGCCCAACCTATATGGCGATATTCTCAGCGATGTTGCTGCACAAATAACAGGATCTGTAGGCTTAGCAGGCAGCGCCAATATCGGCGATGGATTTGCCATGTTTGAAGCCATTCATGGATCAGCACCGAGGATCGCAGGAATGAATAAAGCAAATCCTTCAGGTCTTTTATTAGGAGCCATTCAAATGTTGGTACATATTGGTCAACAAGATGTGGCTGAAAAAATTCAAAATGCCTGGTTACGTACACTGGAAGATGGAATGCATACCTATGATATTTTCAAAGAAAATCTTTCAAAGGCAAGACTGGGGACCAAAGAATTCGCAGATGCTGTCATTGAGCGACTAGGACAAAAACCACAGCAACTGAAGCCCATCAGCTATTCAAATCAATCCGCCAATTTCAAGATCACATTGAAACCACAGCAGGAAGTTGTAAAGAAACTGGTAGGTGTAGATGTATTCATCTGCTCAAAACAAAGAGACCCTGAATCACTTGCAAAACGATTACAGGTTTCCAACAGCGATGAACTAAAACTAAGCATGATAACCAACAGAGGTACCAAAGTATGGCCCGATGGATTCCCGGAAACATTCTGTACTGACCACTGGCGTTGCAGATTCAAACCCAATAACGCTTCCAAGATCAACTATGCAGATGTACTCACATTGATGAAAAGTATCCATGAAACAGATCTTGAGATCATCAAAACAGAAAATCTGTATGAATTCGATGGTGTTGCCGGATATACCGCTGCACAAGGACAATAA
- the metF gene encoding methylenetetrahydrofolate reductase [NAD(P)H], whose translation MKITEHIQQAKDTLISFEVLPPLKGKTIVSLYDHLDPLMEFKPSWINVTYHRSETMFKKKGDGTFEKVEVRKRPGTVGICAAIMNHYQVDAVPHIICGGFTKRETEDALIDLDFLGIDNVLALRGDAAKNEASFEPEVGGNHYAIDLLQQINNMNNGIYLDDDIKNGGKTKFCIGVAGYPEKHFEAPNLDIDLQKLKQKVDAGAEYIMTQMFFDNQKFFDFVNSCKAMGINVPIIPGLKPLTNKKQLSVLPRIFHVDIPSDLSNAIMKCKTDAECEQVGTEWLVQQSKELKEFGVPVLHYYTLGKPKVIWNVVKELV comes from the coding sequence ATGAAAATTACAGAACATATACAGCAGGCAAAAGATACGCTGATTTCTTTTGAGGTATTGCCTCCATTAAAAGGTAAGACCATTGTATCGCTTTATGACCATCTGGATCCTTTGATGGAGTTTAAGCCATCATGGATCAATGTTACCTACCATCGAAGTGAAACCATGTTCAAGAAAAAGGGAGATGGCACATTCGAAAAAGTAGAAGTCAGAAAACGTCCGGGCACAGTAGGTATTTGTGCGGCCATCATGAACCATTATCAGGTAGATGCAGTTCCCCATATCATTTGCGGTGGTTTCACCAAGCGTGAAACAGAAGATGCCTTGATCGACCTTGATTTCTTAGGTATTGATAATGTACTGGCACTAAGGGGCGACGCTGCTAAAAATGAAGCTTCTTTTGAACCTGAAGTAGGCGGTAATCATTATGCGATTGATTTGTTACAGCAAATCAATAATATGAACAATGGTATTTACCTAGACGATGATATAAAAAATGGTGGTAAAACAAAATTCTGTATCGGTGTAGCAGGGTATCCTGAAAAACATTTTGAAGCACCCAATCTGGATATCGATCTGCAAAAATTAAAACAGAAAGTTGATGCCGGAGCAGAATATATCATGACTCAAATGTTTTTTGATAATCAGAAATTCTTTGATTTCGTGAACTCCTGTAAAGCAATGGGGATCAATGTTCCGATCATTCCGGGCTTAAAACCATTGACGAATAAAAAGCAATTGTCAGTACTTCCCAGAATATTTCATGTCGATATTCCATCAGATCTTTCCAATGCTATCATGAAATGCAAGACCGATGCAGAGTGTGAGCAGGTAGGAACTGAATGGCTGGTTCAGCAATCTAAGGAATTAAAAGAATTTGGAGTACCTGTACTACACTACTATACTTTAGGAAAACCTAAAGTGATCTGGAATGTTGTAAAAGAATTGGTATAA
- the lptB gene encoding LPS export ABC transporter ATP-binding protein — protein sequence MNITIHTKDLLKSYKGRTVVNNVSIEVRQGEIVGLLGPNGAGKTTTFYMVVGLIKPDEGSVFLNDIDITRLPMYKRAQMGIGYLPQEASVFRSLSVEDNILSVLEMTKLTKQERLTKLEQLLDEFNLHHVRKNNGDSLSGGERRRTEIARALAVDPKFILLDEPFAGVDPIAVEDIQGVVARLKYKNIGILITDHNVNETLSICDRAYLLIEGKIFKHGSAEQLADDEQVRRLYLGTNFELRRKDWIIEMGKTHTAPAE from the coding sequence TTGAATATTACGATACATACCAAAGACCTGCTTAAGAGTTACAAAGGAAGAACCGTTGTAAACAATGTAAGTATTGAAGTTCGCCAGGGTGAGATCGTGGGGTTACTGGGGCCCAACGGAGCCGGCAAAACCACTACTTTTTATATGGTAGTAGGCCTGATCAAACCGGATGAAGGAAGTGTATTCCTGAATGATATAGATATTACACGTTTGCCCATGTACAAAAGGGCACAAATGGGCATAGGTTATTTGCCGCAGGAAGCCAGTGTTTTCAGAAGCCTGAGTGTAGAAGACAATATTCTATCTGTACTGGAAATGACCAAGCTCACCAAACAAGAGCGTCTCACTAAGCTGGAACAGTTATTGGATGAATTCAACCTGCATCATGTCAGAAAAAACAATGGTGACAGTTTAAGCGGTGGTGAGCGAAGAAGAACAGAGATCGCCCGTGCTTTGGCAGTAGACCCCAAATTCATTTTATTGGATGAACCTTTTGCCGGTGTCGATCCGATCGCCGTGGAAGATATTCAAGGGGTAGTAGCCCGATTGAAGTATAAGAATATTGGTATTCTGATCACAGACCACAATGTGAATGAAACCCTCTCTATTTGCGATCGTGCTTATCTGTTGATCGAGGGTAAGATATTTAAACACGGATCCGCAGAACAATTGGCGGATGATGAACAAGTGAGGCGTCTCTATCTGGGTACAAATTTTGAGTTACGCAGAAAAGACTGGATCATTGAAATGGGCAAAACACATACAGCTCCTGCAGAATAG
- a CDS encoding GH3 auxin-responsive promoter family protein, with amino-acid sequence MKLLSPAISRLARFRHWRIEQWVTDPIAAQREVLQDLVTHGQYTEIGRKYGFTSLFNIRKFKAAVPIHEYDDLKPYIERLMQGEQNLLWNTPVNWFAKSSGTTSDKSKFIPITQESLEDCHYQGAKDVLTLYYHQRNESDLLTGKGLVIGGSHQISKVNEEVNYGDLSAVLLQNTPIWANWIRTPDLSIALMDEWEEKIEKLAQSTIPEPVTSISGVPTWTLVLIKRILEITGKQTLKEVWPGLELYIHGGVSFTPYREQFERLIGDGCTYLEMYNASEGFFAAQDDPKEEGMLLFLNHGIFYEFMPVEEYGKKDPMTIGLDKVQIGKNYALVISTNGGLWRYLVGDTIQFTSLYPFRIKVSGRLKQYINAFGEEVIADNSDKAIAMACEKTGLFVKDYTAAPVYFGDHSKGAHEWLIEFEQSPSSTDQFAYELDCALKALNSDYEAKRYKDIALTLPNVIAVPQGLFHQWLKSKGKLGGQHKVPRLSNDRKYIDDIKMMMHQH; translated from the coding sequence ATGAAACTGCTCAGTCCCGCGATATCCCGTTTGGCCCGCTTCAGGCATTGGCGCATTGAACAATGGGTGACTGATCCAATAGCAGCACAACGTGAAGTGTTACAAGACCTCGTCACACACGGACAATATACCGAGATCGGCAGAAAATATGGTTTCACCTCTCTATTTAACATTCGAAAATTCAAGGCTGCAGTACCCATCCATGAATATGATGACCTGAAACCATACATCGAAAGATTGATGCAGGGCGAACAGAATCTTTTATGGAATACACCCGTGAACTGGTTCGCAAAAAGTAGTGGTACCACCAGTGATAAAAGCAAGTTCATCCCTATCACACAAGAAAGTTTGGAAGATTGCCATTATCAGGGCGCAAAAGATGTTTTGACTTTATACTATCACCAGCGAAATGAAAGTGATCTGTTGACAGGAAAGGGATTGGTCATCGGTGGCAGTCATCAGATCAGTAAGGTGAATGAAGAAGTAAATTATGGTGACCTTAGCGCCGTACTATTACAAAATACACCCATCTGGGCCAACTGGATCAGAACACCTGACTTATCCATTGCGTTGATGGATGAATGGGAAGAGAAAATTGAAAAATTAGCACAGTCTACGATACCCGAACCTGTTACTTCAATATCTGGAGTACCCACATGGACATTGGTACTCATCAAAAGAATATTAGAGATCACGGGTAAGCAAACCCTTAAGGAAGTGTGGCCAGGATTAGAGCTCTACATACACGGCGGTGTTTCATTTACGCCCTATCGTGAACAGTTTGAAAGATTGATTGGAGACGGTTGTACTTACTTGGAAATGTACAATGCCAGCGAAGGATTTTTTGCAGCGCAGGATGATCCGAAGGAAGAAGGAATGTTATTGTTTCTGAATCATGGTATTTTCTATGAATTCATGCCGGTGGAAGAATACGGCAAAAAAGATCCGATGACCATTGGTCTGGATAAAGTTCAGATCGGAAAAAATTATGCATTGGTCATCAGTACCAATGGTGGTCTGTGGCGTTACCTCGTTGGAGATACTATTCAGTTCACTTCACTATATCCTTTTAGAATCAAAGTAAGTGGCAGGCTCAAACAATACATCAATGCATTTGGTGAAGAAGTGATCGCTGATAATAGCGATAAAGCCATTGCTATGGCTTGTGAAAAAACAGGGTTATTTGTAAAGGATTACACTGCTGCGCCTGTATATTTTGGTGATCATAGTAAAGGTGCGCATGAATGGTTGATCGAGTTTGAGCAATCACCTTCTTCTACAGATCAGTTTGCGTATGAACTGGATTGTGCATTGAAAGCATTGAACAGCGATTATGAAGCGAAGCGATATAAAGACATAGCATTAACCCTTCCAAATGTAATTGCAGTTCCCCAAGGATTATTTCATCAATGGCTCAAAAGCAAAGGGAAGCTGGGCGGACAGCACAAAGTGCCTCGCTTGAGTAATGACAGAAAATACATCGATGATATCAAAATGATGATGCATCAACACTAA
- the fabG gene encoding 3-oxoacyl-[acyl-carrier-protein] reductase, with protein sequence MKLLEGKVSIVTGAARGIGAAIALKLAEQGSHIAFTYVSDSSAEKAAALEAELKALGVNAKAWKSNAGEFAECESFVNEVIKEFGTVDVCVNNAGISKDNLLLRMTAEQWDDVMDINLKSVFNMTKQVIRPMMKAKNGSIINMSSIIGIRGNAGQSSYAASKAGIIGFTKSVAHELGSRNIRCNAIAPGFIETDMTHYLKDGEGAAEFLKKIPLGRFGKTEEIANTTLFLASDMSSYITGQVLSACGGLNI encoded by the coding sequence ATGAAACTACTTGAAGGAAAAGTATCCATTGTTACCGGTGCTGCAAGAGGAATTGGTGCAGCCATAGCATTAAAACTTGCTGAGCAAGGCAGTCATATCGCATTTACGTATGTTAGCGACAGTAGTGCAGAAAAAGCCGCAGCTTTGGAAGCAGAATTAAAAGCTTTGGGTGTAAATGCCAAAGCCTGGAAAAGTAATGCCGGTGAGTTTGCAGAATGCGAAAGCTTTGTGAATGAAGTCATCAAAGAATTTGGTACGGTAGATGTTTGCGTGAACAATGCGGGTATTTCAAAAGACAATCTTTTGCTTCGCATGACAGCTGAACAATGGGATGATGTCATGGATATCAACCTCAAAAGTGTCTTTAATATGACCAAGCAGGTTATACGTCCCATGATGAAAGCCAAAAATGGCAGCATCATTAACATGAGTTCAATCATCGGTATCAGAGGTAATGCCGGACAAAGCAGTTATGCGGCCAGCAAAGCTGGTATCATTGGTTTTACAAAGTCTGTTGCACATGAGCTCGGCAGTAGAAATATCCGTTGCAATGCCATTGCACCGGGGTTTATTGAAACCGATATGACCCATTACCTGAAAGATGGTGAAGGAGCAGCCGAGTTTTTAAAGAAGATTCCTTTGGGAAGATTTGGAAAGACAGAAGAAATTGCAAATACCACGCTCTTTTTGGCAAGTGATATGAGTAGTTATATCACAGGCCAGGTATTGAGTGCTTGTGGTGGTCTGAATATCTAA
- a CDS encoding SulP family inorganic anion transporter, translating into MKKYLKHAGADASASIVVLLVALPLCLGIALGSGAPLFSGIIAGVVGGIVIGFLSGSQLSVSGPAAGLTVIVATAITKLQVYEAFLLAVVIGGLLQVILGFLKAGVIGDYVPNAVIKGMLAAIGLILILKQFPHLIGYDTDFEGDESFIQADHQNTFTALFEAVKYITPTALVIGVISILLLMFWESKFIKTKKSLKLFPGALIVVLVGTLFNEYLRLSGSSYALEQKHLVTLPVAENVGSFLSFFTFPDIQFLKNPDVWMSGITLAIVASLETLLGIEAADKLDPLKRVTPTNRELKAQGIGNMVSGMIGGLPLTSVVVRTSANISAGAKSKMSTILHGSMMLLCVMFVPTILNKIPLCALAAVLIFTGYKLAKVSLFKEFYVKGWNQFVPFVATIAAILLTDLLIGILVGICVALFFLIRSNFRSAVMVVNDDNNYLIRFRKDVSFLNKPIVKKKLEEVPKNAFVIIDAERADFIDKDVIEEVNNFLCHAHLKKIRVEVKTGQGRASKNIFTIPQITEDENL; encoded by the coding sequence ATGAAGAAATATTTAAAGCATGCAGGTGCCGACGCATCTGCATCAATTGTTGTACTACTGGTAGCATTACCACTGTGTTTAGGTATTGCACTTGGTTCCGGAGCTCCCCTCTTTTCCGGAATTATTGCGGGCGTAGTAGGTGGTATCGTTATCGGTTTCTTGAGCGGGTCACAACTGAGCGTGAGCGGTCCGGCTGCCGGACTAACAGTTATTGTTGCAACAGCCATCACTAAGCTTCAGGTTTATGAAGCATTTTTACTGGCGGTTGTGATTGGAGGTTTGTTACAAGTTATTTTGGGATTCCTGAAAGCAGGTGTAATTGGGGATTATGTACCCAATGCTGTTATCAAAGGAATGTTAGCAGCGATTGGTTTGATCTTGATTCTGAAACAATTCCCGCACCTCATTGGCTACGATACCGATTTTGAAGGAGATGAATCCTTTATACAAGCAGATCATCAAAATACATTTACGGCTTTATTTGAAGCAGTGAAATATATCACTCCAACTGCATTGGTCATTGGAGTAATATCCATCTTACTGCTGATGTTTTGGGAAAGTAAATTCATCAAAACAAAAAAGTCATTGAAATTATTTCCGGGTGCATTGATCGTGGTATTGGTTGGAACTTTATTCAATGAATACCTGCGCTTATCCGGCAGCAGTTATGCATTGGAACAAAAACACCTGGTGACCTTACCTGTTGCTGAAAATGTAGGATCATTTTTATCCTTCTTTACATTCCCTGATATTCAATTCCTGAAAAATCCAGACGTATGGATGTCAGGAATCACATTGGCAATTGTTGCCAGTCTGGAGACTTTATTGGGTATAGAAGCAGCAGATAAACTAGACCCCCTGAAAAGAGTTACTCCAACCAACAGAGAACTCAAAGCACAAGGCATTGGCAATATGGTTTCAGGAATGATCGGTGGTCTACCACTTACCTCTGTTGTTGTACGAACCTCTGCTAATATTTCTGCAGGTGCCAAATCAAAAATGTCTACCATCTTACATGGTTCCATGATGTTGCTCTGCGTCATGTTCGTACCAACTATTCTGAATAAGATCCCATTATGTGCACTGGCCGCTGTATTAATTTTTACAGGATATAAACTGGCCAAAGTTTCTTTGTTCAAAGAGTTTTATGTAAAAGGATGGAATCAATTTGTGCCTTTTGTTGCTACAATAGCAGCAATTCTTCTCACAGATCTCCTGATCGGTATCCTTGTGGGAATTTGTGTGGCATTATTCTTCCTAATAAGAAGTAATTTTAGATCGGCTGTAATGGTGGTGAATGATGATAATAATTATCTCATTCGTTTCAGAAAAGATGTTTCTTTTTTGAATAAACCCATTGTAAAAAAGAAGCTGGAAGAAGTTCCTAAAAATGCTTTTGTAATCATAGATGCTGAAAGAGCTGATTTTATTGATAAGGATGTGATAGAAGAAGTGAATAATTTCTTATGCCACGCTCACTTGAAGAAGATCAGGGTTGAAGTGAAAACAGGTCAAGGCAGAGCCTCAAAAAATATATTTACCATCCCTCAAATCACTGAAGATGAAAATTTATGA
- a CDS encoding carbonic anhydrase produces MKIYEKLLLENKAWATEKIQDDPEYFSRLADIQKPDFLWIGCSDSRVPANEITNTQPGEIFVHRNIANMVVHTDVNLLSVLDYAVTHLKVKHVIVCGHYGCGGVKAAMTNHDYKQVLNMWLRNIKDVYRIHRDELNSMADEQQKFDRLVELNVQEQVIHLAKTSIIQRAWKNEQRPHLHGWVYGLKDGLIKPVFEMPANTNIDHLYEYDDL; encoded by the coding sequence ATGAAAATTTATGAAAAGTTACTCTTAGAAAACAAAGCCTGGGCAACTGAGAAAATACAGGATGATCCTGAATATTTCAGTCGTCTTGCCGATATACAAAAACCTGATTTTCTCTGGATCGGGTGTAGTGATAGTCGCGTACCTGCCAATGAGATCACCAATACGCAACCGGGTGAAATATTTGTACATCGTAATATCGCCAACATGGTGGTACATACAGATGTTAACCTGTTAAGCGTTTTAGATTACGCCGTTACGCATTTGAAAGTAAAACATGTCATCGTTTGCGGACATTATGGTTGCGGTGGCGTTAAAGCTGCTATGACGAATCATGACTATAAGCAGGTATTGAATATGTGGTTACGTAATATCAAAGATGTATACCGAATTCACAGAGACGAATTGAATAGCATGGCTGATGAGCAGCAAAAATTTGACCGACTGGTTGAACTGAATGTTCAGGAACAGGTAATTCACCTGGCCAAAACATCCATCATTCAAAGGGCCTGGAAAAATGAACAACGACCACACTTACATGGCTGGGTATATGGTTTGAAAGATGGTCTGATCAAACCTGTATTTGAAATGCCTGCCAATACCAATATTGATCATTTGTATGAGTACGATGATCTGTAA